AAATCAGCAATTGATTGCAAGCATGGCAGCGGCAGCCCAAGCCTCTCTGGTAGAAGGCTGCCCGATATTCGTAGAACGTCTGCGCTCAAACCCCAAACTGTCTCAGAGAATTAAAGAAATCATGCAAAACTGGAGCGAAGAATAAACCCCATCATTGCTTCTAAGCTCAACTTACTGGTTATTCTGCCGATAAAGCCTTGCACATATAATTGTGATTAAACGAATACCCAAGTGCCCGGTAATACGGTCTGGCACCAACTCCACTTAAAATATACATATCACGCGCCCCAAATTCACTGGCTGCAATTCTTTCCGCTTCCATAAGCAGCGTTTTCCCAAGACCTTTATGTTGGGCTGATATTTCATCTCTTTCTCCCAACGCTACTTCAGCCCCATAAACGTGCAATTCGCGCACCAAGGCAAATACACCCTTTCTTTCTCCAAATGCTGGAGGGGGTATATTTTGCAGCCTCAACCGTAAAAGACCGAAGAGTGTTTGCTGCTCATCCTCGAATGAAAGGAATATTTCCTGGCCTCCGCTCGCTTTGTAATCCAGCCGCTTAACAGAGGCTTCTCCGCTTTTCCAGCCTTGCTTAATGCGATGACCATATTCCCTGCAACGAATGCAATGGCAACTTTTTCCTTTTTCGATTAGTTTCTTTTGCACTCTTTCGCGAAGAGAGTCTTTCGGTCCTCCGGTTATGTAAACTGAGGGGATATCACGCAAAACCCTGGAAATCCGGGTATAACCCGGAACAATGCTCTTCAAGTCTGCAATCAACTCAATTAGTTCTTCTTCTTCATAAGGCTTATATAAACCCTGTTCCTTCCAGCGTTCAAGTTCGGTGCCGGCAACTACCATTGTGGGATATATTTTTAAGCCATCCGGGCGGAAGCGTTCATCATTGAAAAGCTGTG
The sequence above is drawn from the Dehalococcoidales bacterium genome and encodes:
- a CDS encoding tRNA uridine(34) 5-carboxymethylaminomethyl modification radical SAM/GNAT enzyme Elp3, encoding LRLSTYKNMGHPVDKVELIIMGGTFLSSPRDYQYDFIKNCFDALNGQISASLEEAQRLNEEAESRCVGLCIETRPDYCTPAHIEWMVELGTTRVELGVQTIDDEVYTLTRRGHSINDVVSATRNLKMTGIKVHYHWMPNLPGVTREKDLELFSQLFNDERFRPDGLKIYPTMVVAGTELERWKEQGLYKPYEEEELIELIADLKSIVPGYTRISRVLRDIPSVYITGGPKDSLRERVQKKLIEKGKSCHCIRCREYGHRIKQGWKSGEASVKRLDYKASGGQEIFLSFEDEQQTLFGLLRLRLQNIPPPAFGERKGVFALVRELHVYGAEVALGERDEISAQHKGLGKTLLMEAERIAASEFGARDMYILSGVGARPYYRALGYSFNHNYMCKALSAE